gcctctcatatgctaggcaagcgttccaccgctgagccacaaccccagccctagatagTCTTATTAGTGAGTCAGCATTCCTGAGATCAGGGTCATAAAAAAAACTAGTTGAAAGGAGGCTGCCAGGGCAGCTGAGTAGCTTTCCCCAGAAGCACCCTGCTATCTGTCTAGACACACCAGAACACTTAACAATGCAAGGAGTTTTATTACAGTTTTGTCCACTAGATTGTGTCCACTGGGGTAATGACTGCTTCTCTTCTTTGGCTGCAGAGATAACCTGTAGAaggtttaaaattatttgatctgGGAGTTAAGGGTAGTTTCAGGTAATACAATGAATGAAGTATAGTCACATACTTCATTTATTACCAAGAACTCAGTATAGTGAAAGAGTCAATGTAGACAAATAAATGCATTACACAATGTAATAAGAGCATAATGAGAAGTGCCAAGATGAAGTTCTGTGTTATTACTCCACCTCAGAAAAGGTCTCACAATCCAATTTAGTCTTCAGTTACTGCCTTTACCATTTTTGTCTTCTTCACCTTTAAATCTTGGGTTCACTTATTTACTAGTTTGCCTGTCTTGCTTCACAAGAATATAGGTGCCACAAGAGCAGGGACCTTGTCTATTCAGTTCAGTGATATATTCCTAATGCCTAGAACAATACTTGGCAAACAgtagtgctcaataaacatttatataatgaatAGGTAACTGCCTTGATGAAGGAAGCAGAAAGCTGATCACCACTCAAGTTGGCATCTATCAAGAATGGATTTAATTCCAAGCAGAGGTCAATAGTAGCACCATGAAAGATAAAGATGGGTCAAGTATAggtttctgggacactatgaaaggaAAAACTTCAATAGTCCATACAAGAGCTAAATTTCTAAAAGGTAGTGTTTAAGTTTTCTCGCTTATGACGAAGGAGTATGTCAAGATGAGGAAACCCTGCAGATCAAGAACAAAGGTTCAGAGAAGAGACACCCAAGGACACTCAGACCGCCCCGCTGTTGATGTCCCACCGTCTCTTTAGAGGGGAAAGCCTGGGGACCTTCGTTTAGGACTTCAAGCCCCACCTCATTATACTTCCAAAGCTCTGCTGGAAGAGCATATCCCCAGGAACTCTGCAGCGAACCCTCTAGTCGGGTTCCACCTGGTCTCAAAATGTagtcttgaaaatgaaattaaaagaggAGACATTGGGGCTTGCCTCCAGAGGCGTAAAGTCTTTTAACTGCACTCTAACGAAGCAAAGGACCTGCAGGGCAAGGCCATGAAAAGCTGTTGCGGGGGAGTGCTGAAGAACTTCGGGGCAGGGGGTTTGCCTATCGTGATGCAAGAGGGCCCTGAAAGAACAGGTAAAAGGGGCGGGAAGAAATGGAACACCAACAAGCCCCTCTCCGCACGGGGTACGTGACATAACAGCAAAATCCCGGCGGCCCGTGAGCTCCACAGCAACCGCGCCCGTGGGGTTCTGGGAGTTGTAGTTTTCCATCcttggaggtggaggaagagctGCCGCCTCTGTAGGCCAGGTTTTTTGCACCGTCCAGTGGAGGGGCTACCTGTGTCCACACTTACGGAGTCTCAAAAATTCGGGAAGTTTTTGCCAGAAAATGGCAAGATAAACCGTATGAATGGATTAGGTATACGCCTGAAGATAGTGGGAAGGAAGCGTGGTAGAAGTGATAGGAGCATCCCAGGTAGAAGAAACTGCTcctagaaaacttggaaacaGCAATTCTGGATGGCTGAGGACACAAGTTTGACTAGGTATGGCAAACAGTGGATTCGAGGATTTATAAGTGGAAAGAAACCAAGTCATGAAGAGTCTGGAACGtcaaatttaagattttgagcttttttaaatgtatggaCACCACACAGCACCCGCAGAATGAATGGCTCCCTACTTTtgtgtttcttcctcttttgtgCTGCTCAGGACCTTGGCAGGTTAGGcagctgctctaccactgagctacacccccgcCCTAGTTCATCTTTTTATAACAGAAAGATCACTTGCTATAGCATGCTGATTGCATCTACAACCCAAGAGCCCAGTAAGGATCATGACATGGTCAgagtttaaaaagtattttttagataATCatatttgagatttaaaaaagaaatggtcaGGGGcttggggaatgtggctcagtggtacaatgcttgcctagcaagtatgagtccctgggttcaattctcagtaccacaagaaaaagaaatgtaaagaaaagaaatggtgggctggggatgtggctcaagcggtagtgcgcttgcctggcatgtgtgcggcccaggttcgatcctcagcaccacatacaaagatgttgtgtctgccgaaaactaaaaaataaatatttaaattctcttctctctctctctcaaaaaaaaatattaaaaaaaaaagaaaagaaatggtcaACCATAAAGTGAATAAGAAGGCAGCAAGACTGAGAGCAAGAAGCCTTtggagttcaaaccagcctcagcaaaaaagaggtgctaagcaagtcagtgagaccttgtctctaaataaaatattaaaaaaacagggctgcggatgtggctcagtggtccagtgtctctgagttcaatccccattacctgCCCCCAAATGTTAGTTtccccatattttaaaataggagaCCTAACATTTAAACACTAAGATTTCTAGCTTCTCTTGAAACATCAGAAGATTTGACAATTTACAGCCCTGATTCTTTCATAATTAATAAGCTAGAGCTGTGTATCTGTTGTTGTgcctttaaacaaaatatatggCCTCCAGTTTATCACATTTCCCACTATCCCCTCCATCCCTTAAACTGAGGTGAAGTATTGATTGTCATTTACCATGTGcttttgttgtcattttcttATACTGAGTCCTGTTTGGGCCTGGAAATGTTTGAAATGCCCATCATTGTACTATTTCTACATGGTATTTCTGAGGAGtgataaaataaatctatttttgaaTGACTGATCATGCAAAACAGATTGCATGCAAAATTTGGGagtcagaaaataagaaataggttGGAAACCTGTTGAAGGAATATTGATATAACACTCTAGGGATTTTTCATGCCTAAGTGGCCAGGAAGATATCATCAAAGAACAACATAGTGGGGAGGGCTGTGGGTAAAGCTTcatagtagagcatttgcctaccatgtcaggccctgggtttaatccctagcaccactaaacaaaaggagggggagaaggaaaagaaagaaagatagggaGTAACTGGAAAGGGTGATGATCAATACTTTGCCAATAGTACTTTGTGAGCAAGGTCCATGAGTTACCAAATACATAATCTTCCAGTATTCTGTTGGACATATATTAGGTGCTCAGGAAATTCTAGTTGGATTATACCTGATTTTCATGTGAACCGTATCTGATGGGATATTGGAGAGCTGGAATGGTCAAATGAAACCAGTAAGTTGTGCATCTTAGGAATTTCTCCAGGATGGGTGATCCTTAGCCTTGGTCACAGTTATTccatttttggggaaaaaaacctgTGCAAAAGTCCAGAAGCAAAACAGGAATTGAGTATGAGAAGTGGAGATAGGAAGAAAATGCTGTTGCTCCAGGGAACAAAATCAAAAGGCTAAGAAACCAAACTGCAAGACTTTACCTGAATTGTTGAAACAACAAGCTCTTATTCAGAATATTAGGCAGGGGATTTTGGACAATGAGGCTGGGAAGTTGGGAAGGCTGACttctgtaaatgttttttttttttttttttttttttaagagagagtgagataggagagagagagaatttttaatatttattatctttgttggtatgtggtgctgaggatcgaacccgggccgcacacatgccagccagacgagcgtgctaccacctgagccacattcccagcccctgtaAATGTTTTTGATAGCACAccatttaaggggaaaaaaatttcagCCCAAACTCCCAATAAATACTTGTTTAcaaattatttatatgtaaattgtATATCCTATTGCACACACTTAGGAGGCTCTGACACAATCAAAGAGAATCACTGTAGCTTCTGGAGCAGAGGAAGACATGTTACCAGTCCATCTGCAAAATTTTAGAAGCTAAGACATCAAAGAACTGTGACTGGCTTACAGTGCTTTCCAAGTGCCAGCCATTGCCCTGCTAAATTATAATAACTTAAATTTAGTCCCTATAACAATCCTACTCTGTAggctttatcatcatcatcatcatcatcatcatcatcatactGGTATGAGAATTAAACGGAGGGGCGCTTAACTACTGATCCACATCCttagcctcttttatttttattttttaaaattttttttagttgttgaacaaatttattttatttacttatatacgatgctgagaatcaaacccagtgtctcacacatgctaagcaagcgctctaccactgagccacaaccccagcccctttattttttatattgaaacaGGGTCACGCCAAGGCTGGCCCTTGACttttgtgagcctcctgcctcagattcctgagtcactgggattacagcgcACCACAGGCCGGACAGATTACTATTATCtataacaaaagaggaaactgagggcGGGCGAGATTAGGAAATCTTTCCGGGTCACACAGCGGCATTGCCAGAGTTTGCCCCTCAGTGATCTGGGTTCACAGTCCATGGGTTTAACGGGTTTGGGGGCTAGAACAGTGTTCTTCACAGGTGGCTCCAAGTCAAATCGCTCACCGATCAGCGCTACCGTGGGAGTGCTAATCCTATGCTGGGAGACAGCAAGAACGCACTAACAACTAAGCCTTTTCCAGAGCGGTGGCTCAGGGCAGGTCAGTGTATCCACAGTCAGTCCCCAGAGGCCCAGGCAGAAAGGCACCCGGGCGCAGATTGATGGGCTATGTTTCTGTGGTTTCCGGGGCGAGACTGCAGAGGGAAAGTCGGCTCCGGGCGTCTAACTGCAAACGTCGCGCTGCGGGCATCCTTTACGGCAGGCGTGTGCGTCGCTAGCCGGACGTCCTGAAGCGAGGGCCCGGGAGGAGACAAGGACACGGCGGTGGGAAGGTAGGAGTTGCTTGTGTCTGTATGGCAGTGAATGAGCTTCCTTCTGACCTGTCTTGGACGAATTCCCTCATGGTTTGGGTGTCCCCTTCTCCCAGGCCCGAGCTCTGCGCCTGCTCCCTGGCACATCCCGTGACCTCCTCTCCTGGAGACCGCACCTCGCTCAGCTGTCTTTCCAGGTTGATTTAGCTTTTGCCGGATTAGTGCTTTGGCCTTCTGTTCCTTAACTGAAATTCACGCTCCTTATCTCGGCCATCAAGACCCTGCGTGGTTTTGGCCCCTCCAGCCTCGTTCATTTCATTTTTCCCGTCGTGCATTCTGTGCTTCACCCTCTCCGGGGCCTCAATGTCCCCAAACATGCCCAGCACGCACGCTGGGACGCATTCTGTTGCTGGACTGGAGTAGTGTGTCCACCGATCTTCACTTGGCGAACTCAGCCCGTCTCAAAGGCATTTTCAAGTCTCAGGGAATCCTCGGCTGCTTCCTCAAAAACTCTGACCTCTGAACCACTCTGTTTCTTGCAGTGGGTTTCTAGTTCCCAGTGTGTCTCTAGTGTGTACGTTGAGCACCTGCTTTCCCCCTTCTCAGTGCCTGGAAATAAATTATTCAGGAAAGAACAGGATGAAACTTTAGAAATTAAATTCACCAGTAAATCTACTTTGTATACACAATTACAATGgtgttttattataatgtgtgtctttgtctctttgtctttattttatttaacagtatAAGATATTTGATATGTATATTCTCTTCTCCCAATGTCTCATTTATTCTACTGAATACCAGAAATTAATTAcccatttctttattatttgcaCATTTAAGTGTTTTTGGTTTGTAAATGtgtggggttttctttttttctttttttttgtcttgttttgtttttgttttttgcagtactggggtttgaacccaggcatgctctaccactaagctacatccccagccctttttatattattttgagacagggtcttgcttagttttccaggctgccctcaaattttttttttttttttaaagagagagtgagagagagggggacagagagagagaattttaacatttatttatttttttttagttctccgcggacacaacatcttcgtttgtatgtggtgctgaggatcgaacccgggccacaagcatgccaggcgagcgtgctaccgcttgagccacatccccagccctcgaatttttttttttaatatttattttttaggggctggggatgtggctcaagctgtagggcgctcgcctagcatgcgtgcggcccgggttcgatcctcagcagcaccacataccaacaaagatgttgtgtccgccgagaactaagaaaaaataaataaatgttaaaattctctctctctctctctctgtccccctctctctctcactctctctttaaaaaaaaaaaaaaaaaaatatttattttttagttttcggtggacacatctttattttatttttatatggtgctgaggatcgaacccagcgccccaagcatgccaggcaagcgcattaccgcttcagccacatccccagcccctgtcctcaaATTTGCTGTCTTCTTGCCTCctgctcccaagtcactggaattacagtcatcaTCACCATGCCTTGCTTCAGTTattgtaaattcatttttttcagcagTTACTAAGCCCCTGCCCTCAAAGCATTTTTTATCCAGTAGGAGAGAGATACAAGTAAAATCTGTTATATATAGTACTGTGCAAAGTACTTCTTGGAAATTGAGAATGCTATATAACAGAGGAGGGACACCAGATTCAGGAGGGTTTCTCAGGAAATGTGTCACCCAAGTTGACATGGAAAAAATGGAcagaaaaaatgtaaagaaacttCTCACTctgacatacacctgtaatctcagctttCTGgcaaattgaggcaggaggatcacaagtttgatgccagtttcagcaacttagtaagactgtccaaaattaaaattagaaagggctggggatgtggctcaagtggtagcgtgcttgcctggcatgcgtgcagcccgggttcaatcctcagcaccacatacaaacaaagatgttgtgtctgccgagaactaaaaaataaatattaaaaatattctctctctctctgtctctaaaaaaaaaaagaaaagaaaagaaagggctggggagatgtagctcagtggtaaagtgcccttagattcaatcctcatacagaaaaaggaaaaagaacaatgtAAAGAAGTATTCTGTGTTTgtatcttttttgttcttttcagttttcttcagaTCTATTTCAAATACCTGGTATTATTCACTCAAAATATGAAAGTTTTTGAACTTTTGACAAAAATGTCATTAATATACAGAGGAGTTTTTAgcattgttttttaattctagTTCTGTTTTCCTTGAGTTTTGTGTAAGTACAAAAATTGCTCACCTACCATAAAATGGGAGAATCTATCTAATGAAAAAGTTCATTGAGAAAAAATTTGGAGAATACAACATTCTAGAGGATACTTATCATGattatctcattttttccttGGTAATGTCTCATTTGATTGTATTCtttggcattattattattatttattttccattacaGCCATGCCTTTCTTTGATGTGCAGAAAAGGTTGGGCATTAACTTAGACCGTCATCTAACAATCCAAAGTGCTGATCAGCCCTACAAGATTCCTTCTCGATGCCACGCTTTTGAAAAAGAATGGATAGAGTGTGCACATGGAATTGGTAATATCCGCGCCCAGAAAGAGTGCAAGATAGAATATGAAGATTTTGTAGAATGTTTGCTTCGGCTGAAAACGGTG
This region of Ictidomys tridecemlineatus isolate mIctTri1 chromosome 11, mIctTri1.hap1, whole genome shotgun sequence genomic DNA includes:
- the Ndufs5 gene encoding NADH dehydrogenase [ubiquinone] iron-sulfur protein 5, which gives rise to MPFFDVQKRLGINLDRHLTIQSADQPYKIPSRCHAFEKEWIECAHGIGNIRAQKECKIEYEDFVECLLRLKTMKRVNTIKKQRDKLIKEGNYTPPPHHLGKADPRP